The genome window CGACCCCAGTAAGAACTACCTTCGATTTCCAGGGTTGTAATACTAATGCTTCTTTTCAGCTGAGGGCTTCGTTCATTACGTTCCAGAAGCGCAAGCAAAGGAACTTGTAAGACACCCCTACCGGCCACCACACAAGTTACTGCTTTGGATCATATTCACCTAATACACTCCAGAATCTCACATATGTTACGCCTAGCACTGCCGTTCTCCGAGTCGACACTTCTGTAGGCCCCAGCAGCAAGCCTAATGCGTCTACGGGTCGCTTTTCTGTCCGAATCGAGTCCAAGAAGACATACGAGAAcggcctcttcatcttcgacgTCAAGCATACTCCTTATGGCTGTGGCACATGGCCGGCCCTTTGGCTTACTGACCGTTACAACTGGCCAAACCATGGAGAAATTGATGTGATGGAGTCGACAAACAAAGCTGAAGACGGGAATCAAATGACCTTGCACACTACTGGCGACTGCTCAATGGACGTACGCCGCGAGGAGACAGGAAAGACACTACAGAAAAACTGCAACCACGAAAAGGACGATAATGCAGGCTGTGGCGTTCTTTCAAAGCCTTCGGGATACGGTACCGTCTTCAATAAGAATGGAGGAGGCGTGATGGCGGTTGAATGGCGGCATGAAGGCATTCGCATGTGGCAGTTCGGTAGAGACTCTATACCGTCAGATATCAAAGGAAACAGCCCAAAACCCAACACTTGGGGTACTGCTGTTGCCGACTTTCCCAACACGCATTGCGACATTGGCACGCATTTCAAGAACCAGAGCATCATTGCCAATATCGACCTGTGTGGTAGTCTTGTTTATCACGTTTGGGACGACTCTGGATGTAAGTTGGCTCATATACTTGGAAGGACATAATGCTGACTATTTTCAGGTTCAGGCAAATGCACTGATCTCGTCGCCAACAACCCTGAAGCATTTGAGAATGCTTATTGGGAGTTTGGGACTTTCCAAGTATACCAGGCAAGTTAAGCCTGAGTTTGTCCAAAGCAGATCGTGTGCTACTTGCTCTTTTGAAAGCGCGGCGTTAAGAACAAGGGGTCTTCAAGTTGCAATTATGCGATAGGCAGTCATTGCAGACATATATTCTTTTGCTAAGATTACAGTGTAGACTCGTGGGTACACGAGCAGCTCCTCTATAAAGCTTGGGTCTTAAAATACCTGTTAATACAATTGCCATATCGTCATCTCCATATCTATCCTTATACCACCTTCGTACGTACAGTGGCAAACATTCCGAAAGAGAGGAGTCCGTCTCCCAACGCCGCCCTATGCTCTAGAAATATGATTACCGTAAACTCCCAGGTCTGTAGAAAATCCAAGCGTATTTAAACATCTCTTAACCCACTCATTCGAACCCCAATTTTGTTTGCATCAGCTGCTAGCACTTAATCGTCCTTGGGTGGTGATCGCATGTATGCATCGATAGCCGCACTGAAGGCTGCGAAAGCCAAACagccaccagcagcagcttgaggGCCAGCATTCTTGGCCAGAATGCCACCCGTCAAACATCCGGCGGCGACACTGTTCGTAAGATCGTTCTTTGCTCGCAGGCCTTCGATGCCGCACTCTACGCCAGAGTACAAAGCACCAACTTTTCCGAAGTTCTTAGCCATGGACCATGATCGTGTTCCCATATCCTTGAATCCGATCTTGAGTTGTTGCTTGAGAGGAAGCGATGTGATTGTGCTTTGTGGGCTACCGGGGGCGGCTGTGTGATAAGGTGTATCGTAGGACATCTGACAGAGATATTAGCTTGGGATAACGGCTCTAAGTTCGCCAAAGAACGTACAGAGGCCATGAACATTCCAAATAAACCACCCATACCGAATCCCATAACTCCCGACATGACAGACTTTCCAAAACAAGACTCCATCGCAGATTGAACCTATATTTCTGAGAGTTAGCTTTGCGCCCCGCGAAATCCCGAGTAAGTTGCGCATCCACGTACAGCTTTGACGTTGGGATCCTGAGGTCCGCCGATCGCAGGCGGTGCGGCAGCGCCGCCTGTAGGTGTCATTCCCGGGAAGTTCATAgttgtgatgagatgagatgaggaacACGGGTCGTTAAAGTGGGAGGGCGGGTTTAGCTACAGCCGGATGGGCTTGAGATTCTCTGGGGAAATCTTTCGGGAGGATTATTTCTGCCAAGGGTCACCGCTTTTCGGGGGGCGTTGTCGGAGATCCGGCCCCACCATGCCGACTTCGGCGGGCCCGAGCAGACAATCAGCTCAATGTTTCAAAAGCTAGGGAGAAGAACAAGCAAAGGATCAAACGAGATTGGGATCACTGACTTGTGGGACAATGAATTCTGGGAATTTCAAAA of Fusarium musae strain F31 chromosome 5, whole genome shotgun sequence contains these proteins:
- a CDS encoding hypothetical protein (CAZy:GH16) → MSMYSSGVKPREIPPIYDEVMLARKGQEIRHASSSMPWWNPRYWRKRIWAAIIIVIIVIVIIIVAIAVERARKNIYPDYTPLSYSLKDTYGGESFFDQFNYFTGYDPTEGFVHYVPEAQAKELNLTYVTPSTAVLRVDTSVGPSSKPNASTGRFSVRIESKKTYENGLFIFDVKHTPYGCGTWPALWLTDRYNWPNHGEIDVMESTNKAEDGNQMTLHTTGDCSMDVRREETGKTLQKNCNHEKDDNAGCGVLSKPSGYGTVFNKNGGGVMAVEWRHEGIRMWQFGRDSIPSDIKGNSPKPNTWGTAVADFPNTHCDIGTHFKNQSIIANIDLCGSLVYHVWDDSGCSGKCTDLVANNPEAFENAYWEFGTFQVYQAS
- the TIM22 gene encoding Mitochondrial import inner membrane translocase subunit tim22 (EggNog:ENOG41); translated protein: MNFPGMTPTGGAAAPPAIGGPQDPNVKAVQSAMESCFGKSVMSGVMGFGMGGLFGMFMASMSYDTPYHTAAPGSPQSTITSLPLKQQLKIGFKDMGTRSWSMAKNFGKVGALYSGVECGIEGLRAKNDLTNSVAAGCLTGGILAKNAGPQAAAGGCLAFAAFSAAIDAYMRSPPKDD